Below is a window of Herminiimonas arsenicoxydans DNA.
AAGACATTGCCGTTTTCGATAATGCGGGAAATGCCACCACCGCCTTCCGGTCGTTCCCAGCTATCGGTGCCAAATGCCTGGCCGTCTACTTCTTCCAGAGCGGAGACGATGCGCTGTTGCAGGCCAAGCAGGTATTCCTTGACGGCGGAGGAGGATGAGGGAGAGGCGATCACTGTAAAAATGGCAAAAAGAGTTAGGGCGGATTGTACCCTGCCGCGCAGATAACGTCTGTTTTGCAACTGGATAACAGCCCCGTTTTGATGGCGGACTAAGCGTTCCAAGGCAGGTGTTTGACCTCGCCCTTCAACACAGGCGGCTCTGCATGCAGAGTTTCGCCTTGGCATATCCGCCCGTAAATCGCCAGATAGTCGCGCGCCATTGCAGGCGCATCAAAGCTCAGGGCACGTGCATGACAGGCATGTTGATCGTAACGTCCCGATGCCACCGCTTGCGCCAGAGCGGAACGGCTGGCCGACAACGCGCCGCATTCCGGAGTGATGATTTCCGGCAGGGCGCCGTAAGGAGTGGCGAATGCCGGCATGCCGAAATACAGGCTCTCGATGACGGCCAGGCCAAATGGCTCATGCCAAAGCACCGGAAATATCAGGCCGCGTGAGGCGTTCAGCAGCTGGATTTTTTCAATTCCGCCCACCATGCCGTGGAATGAAACCGTGCGCGACCATGTAAACCGAAAGCCGCGCTTGAGGTTGAGGCGATCGCCACCCAGCACCGCCAGCGGTACTCCAGCATCGTGTGCGATATCGATGGCGCCTCGTACATTCTTGACCCGCCATGCCGCCTTGCCGAGAAAATGAAAATGGCTGCGCGGACGCTGCCAGTCAACTGCGCCATATGCAGACCAGTCAAGAC
It encodes the following:
- a CDS encoding putative Glycosyltransferase (Evidence 3 : Function proposed based on presence of conserved amino acid motif, structural feature or limited homology; Product type pe : putative enzyme) gives rise to the protein MHILIVNRSPIPVFGYGGTERVIWDLGRALVQAGHRVSYLVPKGSHCEFASILTLRENVPWEEQVPDGIDIVHFQFNPGTHVAIPHLMTQHGNSRESVALPLNTVFVSRDHARRHGSDSFVYNGLDWSAYGAVDWQRPRSHFHFLGKAAWRVKNVRGAIDIAHDAGVPLAVLGGDRLNLKRGFRFTWSRTVSFHGMVGGIEKIQLLNASRGLIFPVLWHEPFGLAVIESLYFGMPAFATPYGALPEIITPECGALSASRSALAQAVASGRYDQHACHARALSFDAPAMARDYLAIYGRICQGETLHAEPPVLKGEVKHLPWNA